The Armatimonadota bacterium genome window below encodes:
- a CDS encoding undecaprenyl-diphosphate phosphatase: protein MGWGFPFPGDGAYLWRMVVLGALQGLTEFLPVSSSAHLVFAESLLGLPRPGLLLEAALHLGTVGAVLALYGRDLGTLLRAWGRAPFQVATNPSGRVVWLLMCTTAVTGLAGVLFMEPLEAMFASVRWTAFQLVLTGLILWWAPRTGSRALHHMTWADAGWVGLAQAVSIVPGISRSGITIVAALWRGIGREEAARYSFLAAVPAILGAAGFSLLRDWQSAASLGYSAVDLLIGFASALGFGVLAIRWLMRFLQHGRLRAFAWYCWIVGLAALAYAWRRGL from the coding sequence ATGGGATGGGGGTTCCCGTTCCCCGGGGACGGCGCATACCTGTGGCGGATGGTGGTGCTGGGCGCCCTCCAGGGCCTCACGGAGTTCCTCCCCGTCAGCAGCTCCGCGCACCTGGTTTTCGCGGAGTCCCTCCTGGGACTTCCCCGGCCGGGGCTCCTGCTGGAAGCCGCGCTGCACCTGGGAACCGTGGGCGCGGTGCTCGCGTTGTACGGCCGGGATCTGGGGACACTCCTGCGGGCGTGGGGCCGTGCTCCCTTCCAGGTCGCCACCAACCCCTCGGGCCGGGTGGTGTGGCTGTTGATGTGCACCACCGCGGTCACGGGCCTCGCGGGAGTTCTGTTCATGGAGCCCCTGGAGGCCATGTTCGCCTCCGTTCGATGGACCGCCTTCCAGCTCGTGCTCACGGGCCTCATCCTCTGGTGGGCGCCGCGCACGGGAAGCCGGGCCCTGCACCACATGACGTGGGCGGATGCGGGGTGGGTGGGACTTGCGCAGGCGGTCTCCATCGTCCCGGGGATCTCCCGGTCCGGGATCACCATCGTCGCGGCCCTGTGGCGGGGCATCGGGCGGGAGGAGGCGGCCCGCTACTCCTTTCTCGCGGCGGTTCCCGCCATCCTCGGCGCTGCAGGGTTTTCCCTGCTCCGGGATTGGCAATCCGCCGCATCCCTGGGATACTCGGCCGTGGACCTCCTGATCGGGTTCGCCAGCGCCCTGGGATTCGGGGTGCTGGCCATCCGGTGGCTGATGCGCTTCCTGCAGCACGGTCGGCTCAGGGCCTTCGCCTGGTACTGCTGGATCGTGGGGCTGGCTGCCCTGGCGTATGCGTGGAGGCGGGGCCTATGA
- a CDS encoding pitrilysin family protein: MDSEVRRTRLPSGIRVVTEAIPDARTVTLGIWVETGTRFEPPEWAGISHFVEHMLFKGTRRRSAQQIAEEVDALGGQLNAFTDRELTCYYVRVLADHLPRAAEILADMLVASVFDPEAIEKERQVILEEIKMYEDSPDDLVQDLFLETLWAGDPLGRPVIGTAHTVRRLHREAFLEYMAREYVPGRTLVAASGAVHHEAMVTLVQDLLAPLQGAALPRTLKPPEVRREVRVREKDTEQVHLCFGYPGLPQAHPDRYVQAVLETIAGGGMSSRLFQEIREKRGLVYTIGTFSAMYREAGALAVYAGTSPERVGEVLEISLRELGRLRAEPVPEEELRRAKESLKGSLMLSLEGTAPRMFYLARSELYLGRYVSPDEILAEVEGVTAERVQRLAQELLSGPPTLAAVGPEGADQMVRGWFESVGVVV; encoded by the coding sequence GTGGACAGCGAGGTACGGAGGACCCGGCTCCCGAGCGGGATCCGGGTGGTCACGGAGGCCATTCCCGACGCCCGCACCGTCACCCTCGGCATCTGGGTGGAGACGGGAACCCGCTTCGAGCCGCCCGAGTGGGCGGGCATCTCCCATTTCGTGGAGCACATGCTGTTCAAGGGGACCCGTCGCCGCAGCGCGCAACAGATCGCGGAGGAGGTGGACGCCCTGGGGGGACAGCTGAATGCGTTCACGGATCGGGAACTCACCTGCTACTACGTGCGGGTCCTTGCGGATCACCTGCCCCGGGCCGCGGAAATCCTGGCGGACATGCTGGTGGCCTCCGTCTTCGACCCGGAGGCCATCGAGAAGGAACGGCAGGTGATCCTGGAAGAGATCAAGATGTATGAGGACAGCCCGGATGACCTCGTGCAGGATCTGTTCCTGGAGACCCTGTGGGCCGGGGATCCCCTGGGGCGGCCCGTCATCGGCACCGCGCACACGGTGCGGCGACTCCACCGGGAAGCGTTCCTGGAGTACATGGCCCGGGAGTACGTGCCCGGCCGCACCCTGGTGGCGGCCAGCGGAGCCGTACACCACGAGGCCATGGTGACCCTGGTCCAGGACCTGCTCGCCCCCCTCCAGGGAGCGGCCCTGCCCCGGACCCTGAAGCCCCCGGAGGTACGGCGGGAGGTGAGGGTGCGGGAGAAGGACACGGAGCAGGTCCACCTCTGCTTCGGCTATCCAGGGCTCCCGCAGGCGCATCCCGATCGGTACGTCCAGGCGGTTCTGGAGACCATCGCGGGAGGCGGGATGAGCAGCCGCCTTTTCCAGGAGATCCGGGAGAAGCGGGGATTGGTGTACACCATCGGGACCTTCTCCGCCATGTACCGGGAGGCGGGTGCCCTGGCCGTCTACGCGGGGACGAGCCCGGAGCGGGTGGGGGAGGTGTTGGAGATCTCCCTTCGGGAACTGGGGCGGTTGCGGGCGGAACCGGTGCCGGAAGAGGAGCTGCGGCGGGCGAAGGAGTCCCTGAAGGGCAGCCTCATGCTCTCCCTGGAGGGGACCGCGCCGCGCATGTTCTACCTGGCCCGCAGCGAGCTGTACCTGGGCCGCTACGTCTCGCCGGACGAGATCCTCGCGGAGGTGGAGGGGGTGACCGCGGAGCGCGTTCAGCGGCTCGCTCAGGAGCTCCTGAGCGGACCTCCCACCTTGGCCGCGGTGGGGCCGGAGGGAGCGGACCAAATGGTCCGGGGCTGGTTCGAATCCGTGGGGGTGGTGGTGTGA
- a CDS encoding DNA translocase FtsK gives MSRPARHRPSTRRRARRRSPARRILSLALLVAASAAALSLLPGADGALSRALRSGARFLFGVHAWGLPALLALLGFLLLALQRPRITPRLGGLLLAFAGLVLWAHASVPAGQELPAGMRGIGGGVVGGAQAWGWRRLLGAFGVWVGVGLTGLGALFLLSQRSPVRVLEAATDGVQALVARTGARIREGRRTARLPGQPPPQRSRVVPLEPRRNSPPPSPPAPQVLGQPGAQEPGERPEPILAVEAPPAGRWVLPPLDLLHPPPDPRTRQKLQPQEVARALEDCLRSFGVEARCVGWDQGPVVTRYELQPAPGVKVQRITSLANDIALALAAPSVRIEAPIPGKSAVGIELPNEQAALVTLRELLEAPPFERPDPLLVALGKDIAGYPVVANLVEMPHLLIAGATGSGKSVMLNTLIACLLMRATPDQVRLVLIDPKRVELVHYEDVPHLLVPVVRTPKEAAAKLRRLLEGMERRYEVFARAGVRNLQAFNGLAPEERERALREIPGEKLGEGEDGALPYVVVVIDELADLMMVAPAEFEDCIVRLTQMSRATGIHLVVATQRPSVDVITGLIKANIPSRIAFAVSSMADSRTILDAPGAEKLLGRGDMLYLPIGASRPTRVQGAFVSDPEIERLVDFWKDQGRPAYDPGLLKAQAAEEGEGGEDELLAQAARIVVQAGYGSVSLLQRKMRIGYVRAARLVDQLEARGIVGPAQGANPREVLVGPDDLERLFPGTGPERA, from the coding sequence ATGAGCCGTCCAGCTCGCCATCGCCCTTCCACCCGCCGGCGCGCAAGGCGCCGGAGCCCGGCCCGCAGGATCCTGAGCCTGGCCTTGCTGGTGGCCGCATCCGCGGCCGCGTTGAGCCTGCTGCCCGGTGCGGACGGCGCGCTCAGCCGCGCCCTCCGGTCCGGTGCCCGATTCCTGTTCGGAGTCCACGCGTGGGGCCTTCCCGCCCTTCTCGCCCTCCTGGGGTTCCTGCTGCTCGCCCTGCAGCGCCCCCGGATCACCCCGCGCCTGGGAGGGCTCCTGCTGGCCTTTGCCGGGCTTGTGCTCTGGGCCCACGCCTCGGTCCCTGCGGGGCAGGAACTCCCGGCGGGGATGAGGGGAATCGGGGGCGGGGTTGTGGGGGGTGCCCAGGCATGGGGGTGGCGGCGCCTACTAGGAGCCTTCGGAGTTTGGGTGGGGGTGGGCCTGACGGGCCTGGGTGCCCTCTTCCTGTTGAGCCAGCGCAGCCCCGTGCGGGTCCTCGAGGCGGCCACAGACGGGGTGCAGGCGCTCGTGGCGAGGACGGGAGCCCGCATCCGGGAGGGCAGGCGGACGGCCCGCCTGCCCGGCCAACCCCCGCCCCAGAGGTCGCGGGTGGTTCCTCTCGAACCGAGACGGAACTCCCCACCGCCTTCCCCTCCTGCCCCCCAGGTTTTGGGACAGCCCGGTGCCCAGGAACCCGGGGAGCGTCCAGAACCCATCCTCGCGGTGGAAGCCCCGCCCGCCGGACGGTGGGTCCTTCCACCGCTGGATCTCCTCCACCCGCCCCCGGACCCCCGTACCCGCCAGAAGCTCCAGCCCCAGGAGGTGGCCCGGGCCCTGGAGGACTGCCTCCGTTCGTTCGGGGTGGAGGCCCGCTGCGTGGGGTGGGATCAGGGGCCTGTGGTGACCCGGTACGAGCTCCAGCCGGCTCCAGGGGTCAAGGTACAGCGCATCACGAGCCTCGCGAACGACATCGCCCTGGCCCTGGCCGCACCTTCCGTGCGCATCGAGGCCCCCATTCCCGGGAAATCCGCGGTGGGCATCGAACTCCCCAACGAGCAGGCGGCCCTGGTCACCCTGCGGGAACTCCTGGAGGCTCCTCCCTTCGAGCGACCCGACCCTCTGCTGGTGGCCCTGGGGAAGGACATCGCGGGATATCCGGTGGTGGCGAACCTCGTGGAGATGCCGCACCTGCTGATCGCGGGCGCCACGGGGTCCGGGAAGAGCGTGATGCTGAACACCCTCATCGCGTGCCTGCTCATGCGGGCCACGCCGGACCAGGTGCGGTTGGTGCTCATCGATCCCAAACGGGTGGAGCTGGTGCACTACGAGGACGTACCGCACCTCCTCGTGCCCGTGGTGCGCACGCCGAAGGAGGCCGCGGCGAAGCTGCGGCGCCTCCTGGAGGGCATGGAACGGCGGTACGAGGTCTTCGCCCGGGCCGGGGTCCGGAACCTCCAGGCCTTTAACGGCCTCGCTCCGGAGGAGCGGGAGCGGGCCCTGCGGGAGATCCCGGGGGAGAAGTTGGGGGAGGGGGAGGATGGAGCCCTGCCGTACGTGGTGGTGGTCATCGACGAGCTGGCGGACCTGATGATGGTGGCCCCCGCGGAGTTCGAGGACTGTATCGTGCGGCTCACGCAGATGAGCAGGGCCACGGGCATCCACCTGGTGGTGGCGACCCAGCGGCCTTCCGTGGACGTGATCACCGGCCTCATCAAGGCCAACATCCCGTCCCGCATCGCCTTCGCGGTCTCTTCCATGGCGGACTCCCGCACCATCCTCGACGCTCCCGGCGCGGAGAAGCTCCTGGGTCGGGGCGACATGCTCTACCTCCCCATCGGCGCCAGCCGTCCCACCCGCGTGCAGGGGGCCTTCGTGTCAGATCCGGAGATCGAGCGGCTGGTGGATTTCTGGAAGGACCAGGGACGGCCCGCCTACGATCCCGGGCTCCTAAAGGCGCAGGCCGCGGAGGAAGGGGAGGGGGGGGAGGACGAGCTGTTGGCCCAGGCGGCCCGGATCGTGGTGCAGGCGGGCTACGGGTCGGTTTCCCTGCTGCAGCGAAAAATGCGGATCGGGTACGTGCGCGCCGCCCGCTTGGTGGACCAGCTGGAAGCCCGGGGGATCGTGGGCCCGGCCCAGGGGGCCAACCCCCGCGAGGTGCTGGTGGGGCCGGATGACCTGGAGCGCCTTTTTCCCGGGACGGGCCCTGAACGCGCCTAG
- a CDS encoding aspartate-semialdehyde dehydrogenase, with the protein MSGGYVVAVVGATGAVGRQVVNVLETRNFPVRELRLLASPRSAGKRVDGHLVEALHEEAFEGCDIALFDTPDEVAREWVPRAAARGCVVIDNSAAFRLERDVPLVIPEINAHRILDRPRNIIANPNCTTATFLMPLAPLHRAFGLRWAVVCSYQSVSGAGQRGTEQLWLEMRAVVERGEPLTEPLGDAFPHPIACNLLPAIGSVKEDGWTSEERKALLESRKILELPDLEVAVTCVRVPTLVGHGVAVHAAFARTPTAEEARRVLSDAPGIEVVDDPLRHRYPTPLGAASRDPVYVGRIRRDGMGNLAFFAVADNLRKGAALNAVQIAEVLIAQDPRLGKAPAPARR; encoded by the coding sequence GTGTCCGGCGGATACGTGGTCGCCGTGGTAGGGGCCACGGGCGCGGTGGGGCGCCAGGTGGTGAACGTCCTGGAGACCCGGAACTTCCCGGTCCGGGAGCTGCGGTTGCTGGCGAGTCCGCGCTCCGCGGGAAAGCGAGTGGACGGCCACCTGGTGGAAGCCCTCCACGAGGAGGCGTTCGAGGGATGTGACATCGCCCTCTTCGACACCCCGGACGAGGTGGCCCGGGAGTGGGTGCCTCGGGCTGCGGCTCGCGGATGCGTGGTGATCGACAATTCCGCGGCGTTTCGTCTCGAGCGGGATGTGCCGCTGGTGATTCCGGAGATCAACGCCCACCGGATCCTGGACCGGCCCCGGAACATCATCGCCAACCCCAACTGCACCACCGCCACCTTCCTCATGCCCCTCGCGCCCCTCCACCGGGCGTTCGGCCTGCGCTGGGCGGTGGTCTGCTCCTACCAGTCCGTCTCCGGCGCGGGCCAGCGGGGAACGGAGCAGCTGTGGCTGGAGATGCGGGCCGTGGTGGAGCGGGGGGAACCTCTCACGGAGCCTTTGGGGGATGCCTTCCCGCACCCCATCGCCTGCAACCTCCTCCCCGCCATCGGATCCGTGAAGGAGGACGGGTGGACCAGCGAGGAGCGCAAGGCGCTGTTGGAAAGCCGCAAGATCCTGGAGCTCCCGGACCTGGAGGTGGCCGTCACCTGCGTGCGGGTCCCCACCTTGGTGGGGCACGGGGTGGCGGTGCACGCGGCCTTCGCGCGGACCCCCACCGCGGAGGAGGCCCGGAGGGTCCTCTCGGATGCCCCGGGGATCGAGGTGGTGGACGACCCCCTCCGCCACCGGTACCCCACCCCCCTCGGAGCCGCCAGCCGGGATCCCGTGTACGTGGGGCGCATCCGGCGAGACGGCATGGGGAACCTGGCCTTCTTCGCCGTGGCGGACAATCTCCGGAAGGGGGCGGCCCTCAACGCGGTCCAGATCGCGGAGGTCCTCATCGCGCAGGACCCCCGCCTCGGCAAGGCGCCGGCCCCGGCCCGCCGGTAG
- the dapA gene encoding 4-hydroxy-tetrahydrodipicolinate synthase: protein MEMNWGRVITAMATPFDPDGRLDEARAAQLAVRLVETGTDALVVCGTTGEAPTLSDEEKIRLVRVVKGAVGGRAPVIAGTGTYDTAHSVHLSEEAKRAGADGLLLVVPYYNRPSQEGIYRHFRTIAERVDLPILLYNIPARTGTNMLPETVARLSEIPNIVGVKDASGSPDQVSEIRRRTPEDFLIYSGDDSLTLPYLSVGAVGVVSVASHLVGREIGEMIDLFFAGRVAEARRLHLRLYPLFRVLFIAPNPVPLKAALNLVGFPIGAPRLPLVEATEKEREQIGAVLRELAVATVA from the coding sequence ATGGAGATGAACTGGGGACGCGTGATCACCGCCATGGCCACGCCCTTCGACCCAGACGGCCGGCTGGACGAGGCACGGGCTGCACAGCTCGCGGTACGCCTGGTGGAGACGGGGACGGACGCCCTCGTGGTGTGCGGTACCACGGGGGAAGCCCCCACCCTCTCGGACGAGGAGAAGATCCGACTCGTCCGCGTGGTGAAGGGAGCGGTGGGCGGGCGGGCCCCCGTGATCGCGGGAACGGGCACCTACGACACCGCCCACTCCGTCCACCTCAGCGAGGAGGCAAAGCGGGCGGGTGCGGATGGCCTCCTGCTCGTGGTCCCGTACTACAACCGTCCCTCGCAGGAGGGGATCTACCGCCACTTCCGGACCATCGCGGAGCGGGTAGACCTCCCCATCCTGCTCTACAACATTCCCGCCCGCACGGGCACCAACATGCTGCCGGAAACCGTGGCCCGATTGAGCGAGATCCCCAACATCGTGGGCGTCAAGGACGCCTCGGGGAGCCCAGACCAGGTCTCCGAGATCCGGCGCCGTACGCCCGAGGACTTCCTCATCTACAGCGGGGACGACAGCCTTACCCTGCCTTACCTGAGCGTGGGCGCGGTGGGCGTGGTGAGCGTGGCCTCGCACCTGGTGGGCCGCGAGATCGGGGAGATGATCGACCTCTTCTTCGCCGGCCGGGTGGCGGAGGCCCGGCGGCTGCACCTGCGCCTGTATCCGCTCTTCCGGGTGCTCTTCATCGCGCCCAATCCCGTGCCCCTCAAGGCCGCTCTGAACCTCGTGGGCTTTCCCATCGGGGCTCCCCGACTTCCCCTGGTGGAGGCCACGGAGAAGGAGCGGGAGCAGATCGGGGCGGTCCTGCGGGAGCTGGCGGTGGCCACCGTGGCGTAG
- the dapB gene encoding 4-hydroxy-tetrahydrodipicolinate reductase, whose product MRQSASSVLRVAVSGAAGRMGRAVVRAVAGQPDLRLVAAFGHARALGEDAGEVAGVGPLGVPIRPAEEIERLVADVLVDFAAGEATLTNALRAVRRGVRPVVGGTGYDPAALGILERACGEEGVGGVVAPNFALGAALMMRFAGLAARYFPHVEILELHHDRKKDAPSGTALRTAQLIASARSALPERAVQEAETVPGARGGVWEGVRVHSVRLPGLVAHQEVIFGGPGQVLRIRHDAVSEEAYFPGILLAVRRVMELDRLVVGLETLLALEG is encoded by the coding sequence GTGAGACAGTCCGCTTCGTCCGTCCTGCGGGTGGCGGTCTCCGGGGCCGCGGGCCGCATGGGCCGCGCGGTGGTTCGGGCCGTGGCTGGGCAACCGGATCTGCGCCTCGTGGCGGCCTTCGGACACGCGCGGGCCCTCGGGGAGGATGCGGGGGAGGTGGCGGGGGTGGGCCCGCTTGGGGTTCCCATCCGGCCCGCGGAGGAGATTGAGAGGCTCGTCGCCGACGTGCTCGTGGACTTCGCCGCGGGTGAGGCCACCCTGACGAATGCCCTCCGCGCGGTGAGAAGAGGTGTGCGACCCGTGGTGGGAGGGACGGGATACGATCCAGCCGCCCTGGGGATCCTCGAACGGGCATGCGGGGAGGAGGGCGTGGGGGGCGTGGTGGCACCTAACTTCGCCCTGGGGGCCGCCCTGATGATGCGGTTCGCGGGTCTCGCGGCCCGGTACTTCCCGCACGTGGAGATCTTGGAGCTCCATCACGACCGGAAGAAGGACGCGCCGAGCGGCACGGCGCTTCGAACCGCCCAGCTCATCGCCTCGGCCCGCTCCGCCCTCCCGGAGAGAGCGGTCCAGGAGGCGGAGACGGTGCCGGGGGCCCGGGGCGGGGTGTGGGAGGGAGTCCGGGTACACAGCGTGCGGCTTCCGGGACTGGTGGCCCACCAGGAGGTGATCTTCGGAGGACCCGGACAGGTCCTCCGCATCCGCCACGATGCCGTGAGCGAGGAGGCGTACTTTCCGGGGATCCTGCTCGCCGTCCGGCGGGTCATGGAGCTGGACCGCCTCGTGGTGGGCCTGGAGACCCTGCTGGCCTTGGAAGGCTAA
- a CDS encoding ribonuclease J, translated as MARGRRRPHGEGVLRVIPLGGLGEIGKNATLVQWRQEAVLVDAGVQFPEEELFGVDLVIPDFSVLRRDGRRVLGVLLTHGHEDHLGALPFLLRTLPVPVYGTRLTVGLARAKSPPEATFHTTQPRTRIRLGPFEAEWIRVSHSIPDSCAIALRTPVGTLVFSGDFKFDQTPIDGRPPDLARLAELGEEGVLALFLDSTNVERPGMTPSERVVGEAFQDLFPRMGGRILLTTFATNVHRIQQAIDAAARVRRKVAVVGRNMEEVVRTASALGYLHIPPGLLVSVEEANRLADPRVLFLVTGSQGEPFSALARISAGSHRQVSLRPGDTVIFSASPIPGNEVLVARTIDALFRAGAEVIYGAASGVHVSGHASQEELRLMINLLRPRYVVPVHGEYRHLILNARLAQSVGIPLDRVLVGTNGTVFAFTAAEGRLAGREDVSNVLVDGLGVGDVGEAVLRDRQHLARDGIVVAVVGLERESGRIVHGPEIVTRGFVHAPEAGGLLQESRRRVVEAVTRCWRRGQTELGVVRGEIRDALFRFLHRKTGRQPMILPLVVEL; from the coding sequence ATGGCACGCGGCCGCAGGCGCCCTCATGGAGAGGGAGTCCTCCGGGTCATCCCCCTCGGAGGGCTCGGGGAGATCGGCAAGAACGCTACCCTGGTCCAGTGGCGCCAGGAGGCGGTGCTGGTGGACGCGGGGGTCCAGTTCCCGGAGGAGGAGCTGTTCGGGGTAGATCTGGTGATCCCGGACTTCTCCGTGCTCCGCCGGGACGGGCGTCGGGTGCTGGGGGTGTTGCTGACCCACGGACACGAGGACCACCTGGGGGCTCTGCCGTTCCTGCTGCGGACGTTGCCCGTGCCCGTCTACGGGACCCGGCTCACGGTGGGCCTCGCCCGGGCCAAATCCCCCCCCGAGGCCACCTTCCATACCACGCAGCCCCGGACCCGAATCCGGTTGGGCCCCTTCGAGGCGGAGTGGATCCGGGTGAGCCACAGCATCCCGGACAGCTGCGCCATCGCCCTGCGCACCCCGGTGGGTACCCTGGTCTTCAGCGGGGACTTCAAGTTCGATCAGACGCCCATTGACGGGCGGCCCCCGGATCTGGCACGGCTCGCGGAGCTGGGAGAGGAAGGGGTGCTGGCCCTGTTCCTCGACAGCACGAACGTGGAACGTCCCGGCATGACCCCCTCGGAACGGGTGGTGGGGGAGGCCTTTCAGGATCTCTTCCCCAGGATGGGCGGGCGCATCCTTCTCACCACCTTCGCCACGAACGTGCACCGGATCCAGCAGGCCATCGATGCCGCGGCGCGGGTACGCCGGAAGGTGGCGGTGGTGGGCCGGAACATGGAGGAGGTGGTTCGGACCGCCTCAGCCCTCGGCTATCTCCACATCCCGCCGGGGTTGCTCGTCTCCGTGGAGGAGGCGAACCGGCTTGCGGATCCGCGGGTCCTGTTCCTGGTCACGGGCTCTCAGGGGGAGCCGTTCTCCGCCCTCGCCCGGATCTCCGCGGGCTCCCACCGGCAGGTCTCCCTCCGTCCCGGGGACACGGTGATCTTCTCCGCCTCTCCCATCCCCGGCAACGAGGTCCTGGTGGCGCGGACCATCGATGCCCTGTTCCGGGCGGGCGCGGAGGTCATCTACGGGGCCGCCTCGGGCGTGCACGTCTCCGGACACGCCTCCCAGGAGGAGCTCCGACTCATGATCAACCTCCTCCGCCCCCGATACGTGGTCCCCGTGCACGGGGAGTACCGGCACCTGATCCTCAACGCGCGCCTCGCTCAAAGCGTGGGGATCCCGTTGGATCGGGTCCTGGTGGGGACGAACGGCACCGTCTTCGCCTTCACCGCCGCGGAAGGGCGCCTGGCGGGGCGGGAGGACGTCTCCAACGTGCTCGTGGACGGACTGGGAGTAGGGGACGTGGGGGAAGCCGTGCTCCGGGACCGCCAGCACCTCGCCCGGGACGGAATCGTGGTGGCGGTGGTGGGGCTTGAGCGGGAGAGCGGCCGGATCGTGCATGGGCCGGAAATCGTAACCCGGGGGTTCGTGCACGCGCCGGAGGCGGGCGGGCTCCTCCAGGAGAGCCGGCGCAGGGTCGTGGAAGCGGTCACCCGGTGCTGGCGGAGGGGACAGACGGAGCTCGGGGTCGTGCGGGGGGAGATCCGGGATGCCCTTTTCCGATTCCTCCACCGGAAAACAGGACGGCAACCCATGATCCTTCCCCTCGTGGTGGAGCTCTAG